Proteins encoded in a region of the Prunus persica cultivar Lovell chromosome G4, Prunus_persica_NCBIv2, whole genome shotgun sequence genome:
- the LOC18780420 gene encoding putative germin-like protein 2-3 — MANQILLLTTFLAMTCALVIAFEPSPLQDFCVADTTSSVTRVNGLPCLDSKLAQADHFFFSGLHIPGNTSNPVGGKVTPVNVVQIPGLNTLGISLARIDYAQWGVIPPHTHPRATEILTVLEGSLYVGFVTSNPDNKLISKVLYKGDVFVFPVGLVHFQQNVGKGNAVSLSSLSSQNPGVNTIANAVFGANPSISDDILAKSFQVDKTVISSLQAKF, encoded by the exons ATGGCAAACCAAATTCTTCTGTTGACTACTTTCCTAGCTATGACATGTGCTCTGGTCATTGCTTTTGAGCCTAGTCCTTTGCAAGATTTCTGTGTTGCTGACACTACTAGCTCAG TGACCAGAGTGAATGGGCTACCCTGTTTGGACTCCAAGCTAGCACAGGCTGATCATTTCTTCTTCAGTGGACTTCACATCCCAGGCAACACCTCAAACCCTGTTGGTGGAAAAGTCACCCCAGTCAATGTGGTTCAAATTCCAGGACTCAACACCCTCGGCATCTCTCTGGCTCGCATCGACTATGCGCAATGGGGTGTTATCCCTCCCCACACTCATCCCCGTGCCACCGAGATTTTGACCGTCCTAGAAGGCAGCCTCTATGTTGGCTTTGTGACCTCAAACCCTGACAACAAGCTCATCTCAAAGGTCCTTTACAAGGGTGATGTGTTTGTGTTCCCTGTCGGGCTAGTTCACTTCCAGCAGAATGTGGGAAAAGGAAATGCCGTTTCACTCTCTTCTTTGAGCAGCCAAAACCCTGGAGTCAACACCATTGCCAATGCTGTTTTTGGAGCCAATCCTTCAATCTCAGATGATATTCTGGCCAAGTCCTTCCAGGTGGACAAAACTGTAATTAGCAGTCTTCAGGCAAAATTTTAG